Within Raineyella sp. W15-4, the genomic segment TGGTGTCGTGGGTCACCCCGATGATCACATCGCCCTTGCGGGGGGCTGCCGGGTAGCCGTCCGCGGCAAGCACCACGCCCACCGCGAAGCCGGACCCGAACTCCAGCGGCACCTCCGGGTCGAGCGCCCCGGTGGCCGCGGCGTACAGCACCTGGCCGAGCGGCGAGGTGAGCCGGGCCAGCAGCGGCTGGGTCTCCGGATCGCCGAACCGTACGTTGAACTCGACGACCCGCAGGCCCTTCGAGGTGAGTGCCAGCCCGGCGTAGAGCAGGCCGACGAACGGGGTGCCCCGGCGGGCCATCTCGTCAATGGTCGGCTGGATGACGACGTCGACGACCTGCTGCGTGAGGTCGGCCGGGGCCCAGGGCAGCGGGGTGTACGCGCCCATGCCGCCGGTGTTGGGACCGCGGTTATCGTCGCCGACCCGCTTGAAGTCCTGGGCCGGGTCGAACGGCAGCACGGTGGTGCCGTCGCAGATGGCGAACAGGCTCACCTCGGGCCCGTCCAGGTATTCCTCGATGACGACCCGCTGGCAGGCCGCGGCGTGCGCCAGGGCCGCGGCCCGGTCGGAGGTCACCACGACGCCCTTGCCGGCGGCCAGCCCGTCGTCCTTCACGACGTACGGGGCGCCGAACTCGTCCAGCGCTGCGGCGGCCTCCGCCGGCGTCGTACACACCCGGGCGGCGGCGGTCGGGACGTGCGCGGCCGCCATCACCTCCTTGGCGAAGGCCTTGGAGCCCTCCAGCCGGGCGGCCGCTTTCGAGGGGCCGAAGCAGGGGATGCCGGCGGCCCGGACGGCGTCCGCGACCCCGGCGACGAGCGGCGCCTCCGGCCCGACGACCACCAGCTCCACCCCCAGCGAGGTGGCGAGGGCCGCGACCGCCGCCGGATCGGTCTGGTCGACCGGGTGGTTGGTGGCGAACACCGACGTGCCTGGATTGCCCGGGGCGACATGGACCCGCGACACGGCGGGGTCACGGCTGATGGCCAGGGCGAGGGCGTGCTCGCGGCCACCGGAGCC encodes:
- the purD gene encoding phosphoribosylamine--glycine ligase gives rise to the protein MQPQSVLVIGSGGREHALALAISRDPAVSRVHVAPGNPGTSVFATNHPVDQTDPAAVAALATSLGVELVVVGPEAPLVAGVADAVRAAGIPCFGPSKAAARLEGSKAFAKEVMAAAHVPTAAARVCTTPAEAAAALDEFGAPYVVKDDGLAAGKGVVVTSDRAAALAHAAACQRVVIEEYLDGPEVSLFAICDGTTVLPFDPAQDFKRVGDDNRGPNTGGMGAYTPLPWAPADLTQQVVDVVIQPTIDEMARRGTPFVGLLYAGLALTSKGLRVVEFNVRFGDPETQPLLARLTSPLGQVLYAAATGALDPEVPLEFGSGFAVGVVLAADGYPAAPRKGDVIIGVTHDTTGVIQAGTALDARGRLVSAGGRVLTVVGTGDSLAEARVRAYHRLEDIHLPGGFFRTDIALRAARGEVSF